A window from Nitrospirota bacterium encodes these proteins:
- a CDS encoding STAS domain-containing protein, protein MTIRIEKETQKLKTKIRLSGRLQSKHLDQLKTQLEGAQSRIVLDLNGVTLVDVETVRFLNDCEQEGVEFLHCWPYIREWMVREKGKEG, encoded by the coding sequence ATGACAATACGGATTGAAAAAGAAACCCAGAAACTCAAGACGAAGATTCGCCTGAGCGGTCGGCTGCAATCGAAGCATCTGGATCAATTGAAGACACAACTAGAAGGGGCTCAGTCGCGAATTGTGCTGGACCTCAATGGGGTGACGCTCGTGGACGTCGAGACCGTTCGATTTTTGAACGATTGTGAGCAAGAAGGAGTCGAGTTCCTTCATTGCTGGCCCTACATACGGGAGTGGATGGTACGTGAAAAAGGCAAAGAGGGCTAA